The following proteins come from a genomic window of Pararhodobacter sp.:
- a CDS encoding ABC transporter substrate-binding protein has translation MSDRFPMIRALATGAMMAATLAFAAQAQETGTPDDARLLHPGMLTVGTSDPVYPPWMMNDSPESGEGFESALIYALADQMGFAHDQVQWVRLTFEQIIAPGDKPFDFAINQVSVTPARAEVVGFSQVYYQSDKAVIALPGSPVIGASSFADLRAARWGAAIGTTDLAYLENVMGATDVAVYDDQVGVFQAMQAGQIDATVAAVPTALFATAVQLPEASIVAILPPDANDEGHGLLFPQGSALIPWVDAALTHLIEAGTVQELVNTWLVADPTLPIIAE, from the coding sequence ATGTCCGACCGATTCCCAATGATCCGCGCGCTTGCCACGGGGGCGATGATGGCGGCGACGCTGGCCTTTGCCGCCCAGGCCCAAGAGACCGGCACTCCCGACGATGCGCGCCTGTTGCATCCCGGCATGTTGACCGTCGGCACCTCGGATCCGGTGTATCCGCCGTGGATGATGAATGATTCGCCCGAAAGCGGCGAGGGGTTTGAAAGCGCGTTGATCTATGCGCTGGCCGATCAGATGGGCTTTGCGCATGATCAGGTGCAATGGGTGCGCCTGACCTTCGAGCAAATCATCGCGCCGGGCGACAAGCCGTTCGATTTCGCCATCAACCAGGTCTCGGTGACGCCCGCGCGGGCCGAGGTGGTGGGCTTCAGCCAGGTCTATTACCAGTCCGACAAGGCGGTGATCGCGCTGCCGGGATCGCCGGTGATCGGTGCCAGCAGCTTTGCCGACCTGCGTGCGGCGCGCTGGGGCGCCGCAATCGGCACCACCGATCTGGCCTATCTCGAGAATGTGATGGGGGCCACGGATGTGGCCGTCTATGACGATCAGGTCGGCGTGTTCCAGGCCATGCAGGCCGGGCAGATTGACGCCACGGTGGCGGCGGTGCCGACCGCGCTGTTCGCCACCGCCGTGCAACTGCCCGAGGCCTCGATTGTTGCGATCCTACCGCCGGATGCGAATGACGAGGGCCACGGGTTGTTGTTCCCGCAGGGCAGTGCGCTGATCCCCTGGGTTGATGCCGCGCTGACGCACTTGATCGAGGCGGGCACGGTGCAGGAGCTGGTCAACACCTGGCTGGTGGCCGACCCGACACTGCCGATCATCGCCGAATGA
- a CDS encoding amino acid ABC transporter permease: MIPDRDDSPPPPPRRRGFDWRTALVPGLIGAGSIVVVFGLLGWLIATNENWPRIQAQFFNLDHMINAAPRVAKGFLINLQVWLIALAAIAVWALLLAVIRSLRGPWFAPFRLMVVLYIDTFRGLPALLLVILFGFGIPALRIPGLPNSGLFWGGVAMVLCYSAYVCEIYRSGIDAVHEGQRAAAHALGLTEWQVMIYAILPQALRNVLPSLMNIVVALQKDVALLSVIGVRDAVREAQIYTAGTFNYSSLVVAALLFLLATIPMARLADWITKRDRARRLQVAG; encoded by the coding sequence ATGATCCCTGACCGCGATGACAGCCCCCCGCCGCCCCCCCGGCGGCGGGGGTTTGACTGGCGTACGGCGCTGGTGCCCGGCCTGATCGGCGCGGGCAGCATTGTCGTGGTGTTCGGCCTGTTGGGCTGGCTGATTGCCACCAATGAGAACTGGCCGCGCATTCAGGCGCAGTTTTTCAACCTCGACCACATGATCAACGCCGCGCCGCGCGTTGCCAAGGGGTTCTTGATCAACTTGCAGGTCTGGCTGATCGCTCTGGCGGCGATTGCTGTCTGGGCGCTGCTGCTGGCGGTGATCCGGTCGCTGCGCGGGCCGTGGTTCGCGCCGTTCCGGTTGATGGTTGTCTTGTATATCGACACGTTTCGCGGGCTTCCGGCGCTGTTGCTGGTGATCCTGTTCGGGTTCGGCATTCCCGCGCTGCGCATTCCCGGCCTGCCCAATTCGGGGCTGTTCTGGGGCGGGGTGGCGATGGTGCTGTGCTATTCGGCCTATGTCTGCGAGATTTACCGCTCGGGCATTGACGCGGTCCATGAGGGCCAACGCGCCGCCGCCCACGCGCTGGGGCTGACGGAATGGCAGGTGATGATCTATGCCATTCTGCCGCAAGCACTGCGCAACGTGCTGCCATCATTGATGAATATCGTCGTGGCGCTGCAAAAGGACGTGGCGCTGCTGTCGGTGATCGGGGTGCGCGACGCGGTGCGCGAGGCGCAGATCTATACCGCGGGCACGTTCAATTATTCCTCGCTGGTGGTGGCGGCCTTGCTGTTCTTGCTGGCGACAATCCCCATGGCGCGGCTGGCCGACTGGATCACCAAACGCGACCGGGCACGGCGCTTGCAGGTTGCGGGGTGA